A genome region from Thermomonospora amylolytica includes the following:
- a CDS encoding DNA gyrase/topoisomerase IV subunit B gives MTAATAEAPAYEDPHAYSARHLSVLEGLEAVRKRPGMYIGSTDSRGLIHCLWEIVDNSVDEALAGYCTKITVTLHADGSYEVGDNGRGIPVDIEPKTGLPGVELVMTRLHAGGKFGGVSYTASGGLHGVGASVVNALSARLDVEVDRDGHTHAMSFKRGLPGEFAAPGPERRFKKKSGMRRIAEIPRNVTGTRVRFWPDLQIFLKDAVVDGDLVMDRMRQTAFLVPGLEITVRDERGEQPVEETFKFEGGISEFCSYLAKDEPICDVIRIQGSGHFTETVPVLDEQGHLTPTDVARTLEVDVALRWGTGYDTVCKSFVNVIATPKHGTHVTGFDRALVRTVNEQLRATKLLRNSDEPVTKDDVLEGLTAVVTVRLPEPQFEGQTKEVLGTSAATRIVSQVVANALREAFENPRRGAKQQMRAVLEKIVAAAKARIAARTQRDNQRRKNALENSALPAKLVDCRTTDDRSELFIVEGDSALGTAKLARNSEFQALLPIRGKILNVQKASTADMLKNAECAAIIQVVGAGSGRTFDLDSARYGRIILMADADVDGAHIRCLLLTLIYRYMRPMLEAGRVFAAVPPLHRIQLTNPKKGQDKYVYCYTDAELRKKLVEFERRGIRWKEPVQRYKGLGEMDADQLAETTMDPRHRMLRRIRIEDAEEASRIFDLLMGSEVAPRREFITAGAAELDADRIDT, from the coding sequence TTGACCGCCGCGACCGCCGAAGCACCCGCCTACGAGGATCCCCACGCCTACTCCGCCCGTCATCTGTCGGTGCTGGAGGGGCTCGAGGCCGTCCGCAAGCGGCCGGGCATGTACATCGGGTCCACCGACAGCCGAGGCCTGATCCACTGCCTGTGGGAGATCGTCGACAACAGCGTGGACGAGGCGCTGGCCGGCTACTGCACCAAGATCACGGTGACGTTGCACGCCGACGGCTCCTACGAGGTCGGCGACAACGGCCGCGGCATCCCGGTGGACATCGAGCCCAAGACCGGGCTGCCCGGCGTGGAGCTGGTGATGACCAGGCTGCACGCCGGCGGCAAGTTCGGCGGGGTCTCCTACACCGCCTCCGGCGGCCTGCACGGCGTCGGCGCCTCCGTGGTCAACGCCCTGTCGGCGCGGCTGGACGTCGAGGTCGACCGGGACGGCCACACCCACGCGATGAGCTTCAAGCGGGGCCTGCCCGGCGAGTTCGCCGCGCCCGGCCCCGAGCGCCGGTTCAAGAAGAAGTCCGGGATGCGGCGGATCGCCGAGATCCCGCGGAACGTCACCGGCACCCGGGTGCGGTTCTGGCCGGACCTGCAGATCTTCCTCAAGGACGCGGTCGTCGACGGCGACCTGGTGATGGACCGGATGCGGCAGACCGCGTTCCTGGTGCCGGGACTGGAGATCACCGTCCGCGACGAGCGCGGCGAGCAGCCCGTCGAGGAGACCTTCAAGTTCGAGGGCGGGATCAGCGAGTTCTGCTCGTACCTGGCCAAGGACGAGCCGATCTGCGACGTGATCCGCATCCAGGGCAGCGGCCACTTCACCGAGACCGTCCCGGTGCTGGACGAGCAGGGCCACCTGACCCCCACCGACGTGGCGCGCACCCTGGAGGTGGACGTGGCGCTGCGCTGGGGCACCGGCTACGACACCGTCTGCAAGTCGTTCGTCAACGTCATCGCCACCCCCAAGCACGGCACCCACGTCACCGGCTTCGACCGCGCCCTGGTGCGCACGGTCAACGAGCAGTTGCGCGCCACCAAGCTGCTGCGCAACAGCGACGAGCCGGTCACCAAGGACGACGTGCTGGAGGGCCTGACCGCCGTCGTCACGGTGCGGCTGCCCGAGCCGCAGTTCGAGGGCCAGACCAAGGAGGTGCTGGGCACCTCGGCGGCCACCCGGATCGTCTCCCAGGTCGTCGCGAACGCCCTCAGGGAGGCGTTCGAGAACCCCAGGCGCGGCGCCAAGCAGCAGATGCGCGCGGTGCTGGAGAAGATCGTCGCCGCTGCCAAGGCCCGCATCGCCGCCCGCACCCAGCGCGACAACCAGCGCCGCAAGAACGCACTGGAGAACTCCGCGCTCCCGGCCAAGCTGGTGGACTGCCGCACCACCGACGACCGCAGCGAGCTGTTCATCGTCGAGGGCGACTCCGCGCTGGGCACCGCCAAGCTGGCCCGCAACTCCGAGTTCCAGGCGCTGCTGCCGATCCGCGGCAAGATCCTGAACGTGCAGAAGGCCTCCACGGCCGACATGCTCAAGAACGCCGAGTGCGCCGCCATCATCCAGGTCGTCGGCGCCGGCTCCGGCCGCACCTTCGACCTGGACTCGGCCCGCTACGGCCGCATCATCCTGATGGCCGACGCCGACGTCGACGGCGCGCACATCCGCTGCCTGCTGCTCACCCTGATCTACCGCTACATGCGCCCCATGCTGGAGGCGGGCCGGGTCTTCGCCGCGGTGCCGCCGCTGCACCGCATCCAGCTCACCAACCCCAAGAAGGGGCAGGACAAGTACGTCTACTGCTACACCGACGCCGAGCTGCGCAAGAAGCTGGTGGAGTTCGAGCGCCGCGGCATCCGCTGGAAGGAGCCCGTCCAGCGCTACAAGGGCCTCGGTGAGATGGACGCCGACCAGCTCGCCGAGACCACCATGGACCCCCGCCACCGCATGCTCCGCCGCATCCGCATCGAGGACGCCGAGGAGGCCTCCCGCATCTTCGACCTGCTGATGGGCAGCGAGGTGGCCCCCCGCCGCGAGTTCATCACCGCCGGCGCCGCCGAACTCGACGCCGACCGCATCGACACCTGA
- a CDS encoding APC family permease → MADSGAHAAGVLRRVIGRKVLVLFVVGDILGAGIYALVGEVAGEVGGALWLPFLVAFALAVLTATSYAELVGKYPRAAGAALYVNRAFGVPFVTFIVAFTVMMSGITSASAAARAFGGRYLAEFVTLPVVVGALVFLGLVTVINFAGISESMRVNVALTLIEAFGLLVIIAIGGWALLTGDGEPGRALEFHPQTGALMGALGGTALAFYALLGFEDSVNLAEEAREPARDYPFALFGGLAAAVVIYVAVAFTATMLVPTERLRASSGPLLEVVEVAGLAFPPKLFALIALLAVGNTALINMIMASRLVYGMARERIVPGVFAVVHPTRSTPWPAILFTVALAVLLVSTGDVGGLADTTVLLLLCVFALVNICVLVLRRDRVEHRHYRAPTWMPALGAVACLFLISPLTGRDVEVYLRAAVLVALGAVLWLINRVIVGKVDHIDPAKISTDR, encoded by the coding sequence ATGGCTGATTCGGGTGCTCATGCCGCGGGGGTGCTGCGGCGGGTCATCGGGCGCAAGGTGCTGGTGCTGTTCGTGGTGGGGGACATCCTCGGGGCCGGGATCTACGCGCTGGTGGGAGAGGTGGCCGGGGAGGTCGGCGGGGCGCTCTGGCTGCCGTTCCTGGTGGCGTTCGCGCTGGCGGTGCTGACCGCGACCAGCTATGCGGAGCTGGTGGGGAAGTATCCGCGGGCGGCGGGGGCGGCGCTGTACGTGAACCGGGCGTTCGGGGTGCCGTTCGTGACGTTCATCGTGGCGTTCACGGTGATGATGAGCGGGATCACCTCGGCGAGCGCGGCGGCGCGGGCGTTCGGGGGACGGTATCTGGCGGAGTTCGTGACGCTGCCGGTGGTGGTGGGGGCGCTGGTCTTCCTCGGGTTGGTCACGGTGATCAACTTCGCCGGGATCTCCGAGTCGATGCGGGTGAACGTGGCGCTGACCCTGATCGAGGCGTTCGGGCTGCTGGTGATCATCGCGATCGGCGGCTGGGCGCTGCTGACCGGGGACGGCGAGCCGGGGCGGGCGCTGGAGTTCCATCCGCAGACCGGGGCGCTGATGGGGGCGCTGGGCGGGACGGCGCTGGCGTTCTACGCGCTGCTGGGCTTCGAGGACTCGGTCAACCTGGCCGAGGAGGCCAGGGAACCGGCGCGGGACTACCCGTTCGCGCTGTTCGGCGGGCTGGCCGCCGCGGTGGTGATCTACGTGGCGGTGGCGTTCACCGCGACGATGCTGGTGCCCACCGAGCGGCTGCGCGCCTCCAGCGGGCCGCTGCTGGAGGTGGTGGAGGTGGCGGGGCTGGCGTTCCCGCCCAAGCTGTTCGCGCTGATCGCGCTGCTGGCGGTGGGCAACACCGCGCTGATCAACATGATCATGGCGTCCCGGCTGGTGTACGGGATGGCGCGGGAACGGATCGTGCCGGGCGTGTTCGCGGTGGTGCACCCGACCCGGTCGACCCCGTGGCCGGCGATCCTGTTCACGGTGGCGCTGGCGGTCCTGCTGGTCAGCACCGGTGACGTGGGCGGGCTGGCCGACACCACGGTGCTGTTGCTGCTGTGCGTGTTCGCGCTGGTGAACATCTGCGTCCTGGTGCTGCGCCGCGACCGCGTCGAGCACCGTCACTACCGGGCGCCCACCTGGATGCCGGCGCTGGGCGCGGTCGCCTGCCTGTTCCTGATCTCCCCGCTCACCGGCCGGGACGTCGAGGTCTACCTGCGCGCCGCCGTGCTGGTCGCGCTGGGCGCGGTGCTGTGGCTGATCAACCGGGTCATCGTGGGCAAGGTCGACCACATCGACCCGGCCAAGATCTCCACCGACCGCTGA
- a CDS encoding YwqG family protein, protein MTDLDQEFARARASAVHHLGEDLGERIAALGRVGFRLDLLEDGEETGRDEHGAPQGGSRLGGAALLAPGMPWPTFRDIPMTLLAVLDLAEFVPPLKDGLPDGAADLVLNFFHSAPNVHLYDGGVNFWADPGTWRVVAAAKSEATVTAAPEPAVRFRPAPVRAVPFATYPEAEEPMVDALISGPSGDRFDFDVWNDLSARYRTWSQELPSYTRSGRHQAFGWPWILHHSPTDEGLRNLAERDPAAAATAPPPEDWRLLLQLNSDGRVLTEEGKAWWQWADFGELHFVIPAADLRAGDFSRVEAAVQG, encoded by the coding sequence ATGACCGACCTCGACCAGGAGTTCGCCCGAGCCCGCGCGAGCGCCGTCCACCATCTGGGCGAGGACCTGGGTGAACGGATCGCGGCCCTGGGCAGGGTCGGTTTCCGCCTCGACCTGCTCGAAGACGGCGAGGAGACCGGCCGGGACGAACACGGGGCGCCACAGGGCGGCTCTCGTCTGGGCGGCGCGGCCCTGCTCGCCCCGGGCATGCCGTGGCCGACGTTCCGCGACATCCCCATGACCCTGCTGGCGGTGCTGGACCTGGCCGAGTTCGTCCCGCCGCTCAAGGACGGACTGCCGGACGGGGCGGCCGACCTGGTGCTCAACTTCTTCCACAGCGCCCCGAACGTGCACCTCTACGACGGCGGCGTGAACTTCTGGGCCGACCCCGGCACATGGCGGGTGGTCGCCGCCGCCAAGAGCGAGGCGACGGTGACGGCCGCTCCCGAACCGGCCGTCAGGTTCCGTCCCGCTCCGGTGCGGGCCGTTCCGTTCGCGACCTACCCCGAGGCGGAGGAGCCCATGGTGGACGCGCTGATCAGCGGCCCCAGCGGCGACCGCTTCGACTTCGACGTCTGGAACGACCTGTCGGCCCGCTATCGCACCTGGTCCCAGGAACTGCCCTCGTACACCCGGTCCGGCAGGCACCAGGCGTTCGGCTGGCCGTGGATCCTGCACCACTCCCCCACGGACGAGGGCCTGCGCAACCTCGCCGAACGCGACCCGGCGGCGGCCGCCACCGCCCCGCCGCCCGAGGACTGGCGCCTGCTGTTGCAGCTGAACTCCGACGGCCGCGTCCTCACCGAGGAGGGCAAGGCGTGGTGGCAGTGGGCCGACTTCGGGGAGCTGCACTTCGTCATCCCCGCCGCCGACCTGCGGGCCGGGGACTTCTCCCGGGTCGAGGCGGCCGTGCAGGGCTGA
- a CDS encoding thioredoxin family protein: MAIASFMVPLGSPAPDFTLPAIDGGTVSLNDLSDAPALLVMFLSNHCPYVRRVEETLGRVIAGYQDKGLAAVAICSNDVDNYPDDGPGHLREQAERAGFTFPYLVDESQEVARAYRAACTPDFFLYDRDRRLAYRGEFDGARPRNEVPSDGASLSAAIDRVLAGEPVPEPHTPSLGCGIKWKPGNDPS; the protein is encoded by the coding sequence ATGGCCATCGCTTCGTTCATGGTTCCGCTCGGCTCACCGGCACCGGACTTCACGCTCCCGGCGATCGACGGCGGAACGGTCTCGCTGAACGACCTGTCCGACGCGCCGGCGCTGCTGGTGATGTTCCTGTCCAACCACTGCCCGTACGTGCGGCGGGTGGAGGAGACCCTGGGCAGGGTCATCGCCGGCTACCAGGACAAGGGCCTGGCAGCCGTCGCCATCTGCAGCAACGACGTCGACAACTATCCCGACGACGGTCCCGGGCACCTGCGCGAGCAGGCCGAGCGGGCCGGGTTCACGTTCCCCTACCTGGTGGACGAGAGCCAGGAGGTCGCCAGGGCCTACCGGGCCGCCTGCACTCCCGACTTCTTCCTGTACGACCGCGACCGGCGGCTGGCCTACCGGGGCGAGTTCGACGGGGCCCGGCCGCGCAACGAGGTGCCCTCCGACGGCGCCTCCCTGAGCGCGGCCATCGACCGGGTGCTGGCGGGCGAGCCGGTCCCCGAGCCGCACACCCCCAGCCTGGGCTGCGGCATCAAGTGGAAGCCGGGCAACGACCCGTCCTGA
- a CDS encoding Clp protease N-terminal domain-containing protein, translated as MTQPRIRLDDLIEAIKKAHTDVLEQLSSAVIAADHLGEVADHLVGHFVDQARRSGKSWTEIGRSMGVSKQAAQKRFVPKGEAVTMDPNEGFSRFTTRAQNAVMAAHTAAQEAGNAEVTPDHLVLGLLSEPEGLAAKAITAQGVTLDDVRQAATSRLGPAVEDPPSVVPYSAQARKALELCFREALRLGHNYIGTEHMLLALLEQENGQGVLTGLGIGKAAAEDHVIAMLNTIKGA; from the coding sequence ATGACACAGCCACGGATCCGGCTCGACGATCTGATCGAGGCCATCAAGAAGGCGCACACCGACGTGCTCGAACAGCTGTCCTCGGCGGTCATCGCCGCCGACCACCTCGGCGAGGTCGCCGACCACCTGGTGGGGCACTTCGTCGACCAGGCCCGGCGGTCCGGCAAGTCCTGGACGGAGATCGGCCGCAGCATGGGGGTCTCCAAGCAGGCGGCGCAGAAGCGCTTCGTGCCCAAGGGCGAGGCCGTGACCATGGACCCGAACGAGGGGTTCAGCCGCTTCACCACGCGCGCCCAGAACGCGGTGATGGCGGCGCACACCGCCGCCCAGGAGGCCGGCAACGCCGAGGTCACCCCCGACCACCTGGTGCTGGGGCTGCTCAGCGAACCCGAGGGCCTGGCCGCCAAGGCCATCACCGCCCAGGGCGTCACGCTGGACGACGTACGGCAGGCGGCGACCTCGCGGCTGGGCCCGGCCGTGGAGGACCCGCCCAGCGTCGTCCCCTACAGCGCGCAGGCCCGCAAGGCGCTGGAACTGTGCTTCCGGGAGGCGCTGCGGCTGGGCCACAACTACATCGGGACCGAGCACATGCTGCTCGCCCTGCTGGAGCAGGAGAACGGCCAGGGCGTGCTCACCGGCCTCGGCATCGGCAAGGCCGCCGCCGAGGACCACGTCATCGCCATGCTGAACACCATCAAGGGCGCATGA
- a CDS encoding SAM-dependent methyltransferase codes for MGSVPMDDADRLADRLQAHLPHSARVWNYLLGGKDHYPADAEAGEMILRMFPDIARIARLQRGFLVRAVRQLAGEAGIRQFLDIGTGLPTGDNTHEVAQRIAPESRIVYVDNDPLVLVHAQALLTSSPEGACDYIDADVRDPDRILREAARTLDLSRPVALTLLGIMGQLPDSDDPWGIVRRLLDALPSGSYLALSDGTDTNEALNEAIAVYNANSASSYHLRSPEQIARFFDGLDLVEPGVVPTSRWRPEATDIQGASTEVDAICGVARKP; via the coding sequence ATGGGTTCCGTTCCGATGGACGACGCCGACCGGCTGGCCGACCGGCTCCAGGCGCATCTGCCGCACTCGGCGCGGGTGTGGAACTACCTGCTGGGCGGCAAGGACCACTATCCGGCCGACGCGGAGGCCGGGGAGATGATCCTGCGGATGTTCCCCGACATCGCGCGGATCGCCCGGCTGCAGCGCGGCTTCCTGGTCAGGGCGGTGCGCCAGCTGGCGGGCGAGGCCGGGATCCGGCAGTTCCTGGACATCGGCACCGGGCTGCCGACCGGCGACAACACCCACGAGGTGGCGCAGCGGATCGCCCCCGAGTCGCGGATCGTGTACGTCGACAACGACCCGCTGGTCCTCGTGCACGCCCAGGCCCTGCTGACCAGCAGCCCCGAGGGCGCCTGCGACTACATCGACGCCGACGTGCGCGACCCCGACCGGATCCTGCGGGAGGCCGCGCGGACCCTGGACCTGTCCCGTCCGGTGGCGCTGACCCTGCTGGGGATCATGGGCCAGCTTCCGGACTCCGACGACCCCTGGGGCATCGTCCGCCGCCTCCTGGACGCCCTGCCGTCCGGCAGCTACCTGGCCCTCAGCGACGGCACCGACACCAACGAGGCGCTGAACGAGGCCATCGCCGTCTACAACGCCAACTCGGCCAGCTCCTACCATCTGCGCAGCCCCGAGCAGATCGCCCGCTTCTTCGACGGGCTGGACCTGGTCGAGCCCGGCGTGGTGCCCACCTCCCGGTGGCGTCCCGAGGCCACCGACATCCAGGGCGCCTCCACCGAGGTCGACGCCATCTGCGGCGTCGCCCGCAAGCCCTGA
- a CDS encoding DNA gyrase/topoisomerase IV subunit A, with product MARRGSTAPPPPDFEENIVDVDVSEEMRGSFLEYAYSVIYSRALPDARDGLKPVQRRILYSMNEMGLRPDRGHVKCARVVGEVMGKLHPHGDSAIYDAMVRMAQPWAMRMPLVDGHGNFGSLGGDDLPAAMRYTEARLSREAMLLVESIDEDTVDFRPNYDGQETEPEVLPAAFPNLLVNGASGIAVGMATNMAPHNLGEVIAAARHLLEHPEATLEELMQFVPGPDLPTGGLIVGLDGIRDAYAKGRGTFRTRATARIENVTPRRKGIVVTELPYGVGPERVIAKIKDLVNAKKLAGISDLKDLTDRSTGLRLVIEVKNGFNPEGVLAELYRLTPMEETFGINNVALVDGQPRTLGLRDLLQVYVDHRIDVVRRRSEFRRRKRQDRLHLVEGLLVALLNIDEVIQIIRGSDDSAQAKQRLMQVFELSEIQAQYILDTPLRRLTRFDRLELEKESEQLTKEIAELTAILESDKKLRRVVSRELAAVAKQYSTPRRTVLLESSGQAAAAAVPLEVADEPCLVLMSATGLLARTTGADPLPAEGARIPHDVLTAVVPATTRGDVGLVTSAGRMIKVEVLDLPALPSGAAPPSLAGGAPISEYAALQDGETVVGLGALTADGPGLALGTEQGVVKRVVPDYPANRDEFEVITLKEGDRVVGAVQLLSEDHDLVFITDDAQLLRYGAANVRPQGRAAGGVAGIKLSAGARVIWFGAVDPSRESRVVTVSGSSSALPGTQSGGIKVADYADFPPKGRATGGVRSHRFLKGEDVLLMAWAGPAPVRACSSTGQPLEIPATLGRRDGSGERLTTPVAAVGGPIGPQSPPARPAEPESPAQ from the coding sequence ATGGCACGACGCGGATCCACAGCCCCTCCCCCGCCGGACTTCGAGGAGAACATCGTCGACGTCGACGTCTCCGAGGAGATGCGGGGCAGTTTCCTCGAGTACGCGTACTCGGTCATCTACAGCCGGGCCCTGCCGGACGCCCGGGACGGGCTCAAGCCCGTGCAGCGCCGGATCCTGTATTCGATGAACGAGATGGGGCTGCGGCCCGACCGCGGCCACGTCAAGTGCGCCCGGGTCGTCGGCGAGGTGATGGGCAAGCTGCACCCGCACGGCGACAGCGCCATCTACGACGCCATGGTGCGGATGGCGCAGCCGTGGGCGATGCGGATGCCGCTGGTCGACGGGCACGGCAACTTCGGCTCGCTGGGCGGCGACGACCTGCCCGCCGCCATGCGGTACACCGAGGCCCGGCTGTCGCGCGAGGCGATGCTGCTGGTCGAGTCGATCGACGAGGACACCGTCGACTTCCGGCCCAACTACGACGGGCAGGAGACCGAGCCCGAGGTGCTGCCGGCGGCGTTCCCCAACCTGCTGGTGAACGGGGCGTCGGGGATCGCGGTCGGGATGGCCACCAACATGGCCCCGCACAACCTCGGCGAGGTGATCGCCGCGGCCCGGCACCTGCTGGAGCACCCCGAGGCCACCCTCGAGGAGCTGATGCAGTTCGTGCCCGGCCCCGACCTGCCGACCGGCGGCCTGATCGTGGGCCTGGACGGGATCCGCGACGCCTACGCCAAGGGCCGTGGCACGTTCCGCACCCGCGCCACCGCGCGGATCGAGAACGTCACCCCCCGCCGCAAGGGCATCGTGGTCACCGAGCTGCCGTACGGCGTCGGGCCCGAGCGCGTCATCGCCAAGATCAAGGACCTGGTCAACGCCAAGAAGCTGGCGGGCATCTCCGACCTGAAGGACCTCACCGACCGGTCCACCGGGCTGCGGCTGGTCATCGAGGTCAAGAACGGCTTCAACCCCGAGGGCGTGCTGGCCGAGCTGTACCGGCTGACGCCGATGGAGGAGACGTTCGGCATCAACAACGTGGCGCTGGTCGACGGCCAGCCGCGCACGCTGGGGCTGCGCGACCTGCTCCAGGTGTACGTCGACCACCGCATCGACGTGGTGCGGCGGCGCAGCGAGTTCCGCCGCCGCAAGCGCCAGGACCGGCTGCACCTGGTCGAGGGCCTGCTGGTGGCGCTGCTCAACATCGACGAGGTCATCCAGATCATCCGGGGCAGCGACGACTCCGCGCAGGCCAAGCAGCGGCTGATGCAGGTCTTCGAGCTGTCGGAGATCCAGGCCCAGTACATCCTGGACACCCCGCTGCGCCGGCTGACCCGCTTCGACCGGCTCGAGCTGGAGAAGGAGTCCGAGCAGCTCACCAAGGAGATCGCCGAGCTGACCGCGATCCTGGAGTCGGACAAGAAGCTGCGCCGGGTGGTCTCCAGGGAGCTGGCCGCGGTCGCCAAGCAGTACAGCACCCCGCGCCGCACCGTGCTGCTGGAGTCCTCCGGCCAGGCCGCCGCGGCGGCGGTGCCGCTGGAGGTCGCCGACGAGCCGTGCCTGGTGCTGATGTCGGCGACCGGGCTGCTGGCGCGCACCACCGGGGCCGACCCGCTGCCCGCCGAGGGCGCCCGCATCCCGCACGACGTGCTGACCGCCGTGGTGCCCGCCACCACCCGCGGCGACGTCGGGCTGGTCACCTCGGCCGGCCGGATGATCAAGGTGGAGGTGCTGGACCTGCCCGCGCTGCCGTCCGGGGCGGCCCCGCCGTCGCTGGCGGGCGGCGCGCCGATCAGCGAGTACGCGGCGCTGCAGGACGGCGAGACGGTGGTCGGCCTGGGCGCGCTGACCGCCGACGGGCCGGGCCTGGCGCTGGGCACCGAGCAGGGCGTGGTCAAGCGGGTGGTGCCGGACTATCCCGCCAACCGCGACGAGTTCGAGGTGATCACCCTCAAGGAGGGCGACCGGGTGGTCGGCGCCGTCCAGTTGCTGTCGGAGGACCACGACCTGGTGTTCATCACCGACGACGCCCAGTTGCTGCGCTACGGCGCCGCCAACGTCCGCCCGCAGGGCCGCGCGGCCGGGGGCGTGGCGGGCATCAAGCTGTCGGCCGGGGCCCGCGTCATCTGGTTCGGCGCGGTGGACCCGTCCCGCGAGTCCCGCGTGGTGACCGTGTCGGGCTCCTCCTCGGCGCTGCCCGGTACGCAGAGCGGCGGCATCAAGGTCGCCGACTACGCCGACTTCCCGCCCAAGGGCCGCGCCACCGGCGGCGTCCGCTCGCACCGCTTCCTGAAGGGCGAGGACGTCCTGCTGATGGCCTGGGCCGGCCCCGCCCCGGTCCGCGCCTGCTCCTCCACCGGTCAGCCGCTGGAGATCCCTGCCACGCTCGGCCGCCGCGACGGCTCCGGCGAACGCCTCACCACCCCCGTCGCGGCGGTCGGCGGCCCCATCGGTCCCCAGTCCCCGCCCGCCCGCCCGGCCGAGCCGGAGTCACCGGCGCAGTGA
- a CDS encoding lactate 2-monooxygenase: MSLADFQNEIYLNGLGDVRPALPTDLSRLEDVARARLSAEAFGYVAGSAGSEATAAANRAAFDRWRIVPRMLRDVSRRDMSVEVLGTRMPAPVLVGPVGVLSILHPGGEPAVARAASALGVPMVLSSASSFSMEEVAEASGEGPRWYQLYWPKDREMAASFLDRAKAAGYTALVVTLDTFTMGWRPRDLDGAYLPFLRGIGVANYFGDPVFQKAVGGPVTDANRDMALLHWVANFGDPSLTWEDLAFVREHWDGPIVLKGIQHPDDARRAVDAGMQGVVVSNHGGRQVDGAVASLDALPGIVEAVGEQTTVLFDSGIRTGADVVKALALGAKAVLVARPYAYGLGLAGEAGVRHVLRCLLAETELTIMLAGYTGPGELTPDALVRV; the protein is encoded by the coding sequence ATGTCGCTCGCCGATTTCCAGAACGAGATCTACCTGAACGGGCTCGGCGACGTCCGGCCCGCGCTGCCCACCGACCTGAGCAGGCTGGAGGACGTGGCGCGGGCGCGGCTGTCGGCCGAGGCGTTCGGGTACGTGGCGGGCTCGGCGGGCAGCGAGGCGACCGCGGCGGCCAACCGGGCGGCGTTCGACCGGTGGCGGATCGTGCCGCGGATGCTGCGGGACGTGTCGCGGCGGGACATGTCGGTGGAGGTGCTCGGCACCCGGATGCCCGCCCCCGTGCTGGTCGGCCCGGTCGGCGTGCTGTCGATCCTGCACCCGGGCGGGGAGCCGGCGGTGGCGCGCGCCGCCTCGGCCCTGGGCGTGCCGATGGTGCTCAGCTCGGCGTCCTCGTTCTCGATGGAGGAGGTCGCGGAGGCGAGCGGGGAGGGGCCGCGCTGGTACCAGTTGTACTGGCCCAAGGACCGGGAGATGGCGGCGAGCTTCCTGGACCGCGCCAAGGCCGCGGGCTACACGGCGCTGGTCGTCACCCTCGACACGTTCACCATGGGCTGGCGGCCCCGCGACCTGGACGGCGCCTACCTGCCGTTCCTGCGCGGGATCGGGGTGGCCAACTACTTCGGCGACCCGGTGTTCCAGAAGGCGGTCGGGGGGCCGGTCACCGACGCCAACCGCGACATGGCGCTGCTGCACTGGGTGGCCAACTTCGGCGACCCGTCCCTGACGTGGGAGGACCTGGCGTTCGTGCGGGAGCACTGGGACGGGCCGATCGTGCTCAAGGGGATCCAGCACCCCGACGACGCCCGCCGCGCCGTGGACGCCGGGATGCAGGGCGTCGTGGTCTCCAACCACGGCGGGCGCCAGGTGGACGGTGCCGTCGCCTCGCTGGACGCCCTCCCGGGGATCGTCGAGGCGGTGGGGGAGCAGACCACGGTGCTGTTCGACAGCGGCATCCGCACGGGCGCGGACGTCGTCAAGGCGCTCGCCCTGGGAGCCAAGGCGGTGCTGGTGGCACGGCCCTACGCCTACGGTCTGGGGCTCGCCGGTGAGGCCGGCGTACGGCATGTGCTGCGCTGCCTGCTGGCGGAGACGGAGCTGACCATCATGCTCGCCGGTTACACCGGCCCCGGTGAGCTGACCCCCGACGCGTTGGTGCGCGTCTGA
- a CDS encoding nuclear transport factor 2 family protein: protein MPRPPVPPFTEETARVKVQAAEDAWNTRDPHKVALAYTPDSVWRNRSEFLTGREEIVAFLTRKWERELDYALRKELWAYGDDRIAVRFQYEWHDDTGRWWRSYGNELWEFDAEGLMRRREASINDVPIDEEDRRIRGPRPIEERGRPFPLR from the coding sequence ATGCCGCGTCCGCCCGTTCCGCCGTTCACCGAGGAGACCGCCCGCGTCAAGGTGCAGGCGGCCGAGGACGCATGGAACACCCGCGACCCCCACAAGGTCGCCCTCGCCTATACGCCGGACTCGGTCTGGCGTAACCGCAGCGAGTTCCTCACCGGCCGCGAGGAGATCGTGGCGTTCCTGACCCGCAAGTGGGAGCGGGAGCTGGACTACGCCCTGCGCAAGGAGCTGTGGGCCTATGGCGACGACCGGATCGCGGTGCGTTTCCAGTACGAGTGGCACGACGACACCGGCCGGTGGTGGCGCAGCTATGGGAACGAGCTGTGGGAGTTCGACGCCGAGGGCCTGATGCGCAGGCGTGAGGCCAGCATCAACGACGTGCCCATCGACGAGGAGGACCGCCGCATCCGCGGGCCCCGCCCCATCGAGGAGCGGGGCCGCCCGTTCCCCTTGCGCTGA